A stretch of DNA from Chitinivorax tropicus:
TCGAGATCTTCGGCTCCCAGGCGCCTACGGGCAACAATCCAGCCCAACTGGCGCATGGTATTTCGATTGCACTGTACAACACGGCATTCGGCATCATCGTCGCAGTACCGGCAATCGGTTTTTATCGTCACCTGCGCAGCAGGATCGATTCATTGATCGTTGACATGGAACAACAGGCCATCAAGCTGGTGGAAGTCGTTCACGGCGAGCGCAAGCTGTAATCGCAAGGACGCGAAACATGAATTTCCGTAAAGGACGTATCCAGGAAGAGCCTGAGATCAACTTCATTCCGTTGATCGACGTACTATTGGTGATTCTGATCTTTCTGATGGTCACCACGACCTATTCCCGTTACGCCGAGCTGCAGATCAACCTGCCTCAGGCAGAGGCCGAAAAGCCAGTCGATAAGCCACTGGAACTCAGTATCGGGGTCGATGCCAATGGCCGCTATGTGATCAACGACAAACAGGTGGCCTTCAGCAGCCCCGAGTCGTTCAGCGTTGAGATGAAAAAAGCGGCTGGCAATCAGAAAGACCCCGTCGTGATCATCAATGCCGATGCCAAAGCAACCCACCAATCGGTGGTCAATATCATGGAAGCCGCACGGTTTGCGGGGTTTGGTCGCATCACGTTCGCGACGCAATCCACTGGGCAATGACAAACCCATAGTCCCATGTCCACGCCACGGGTGACCGTGGCGTTTTCATTTGATCGACTCAACCCAAAAACAACGCCCCATCACTGGGGCGCTGTTTGATGAACCAACGAGGGCTTGGTATTTACCACAGCCCCAAGTACGCCAGGATGCCCTCTGCCGCTTGACGGCCTTCATACACCGCTCGCACGACCAGATCGGCGCCTCGCACCTGATCGCCACCAGCAAATACCTTGGGGTTGCTGGTCTGGAACTTATAAACCTGACGGGCAGCGGCAATGGTACGGCCACGCTCATCGGTTCGGATGGCATGAGGCTCGAACCAAGCCTCGGGTGCCACCTGGAAGCCAAACGCGATCACGACATGGTCGCATTCCACGATTTCTTCTGATCCTTCCACCAGCTCAGGAGAACGGCGGCCCTTGGCATCCGGTGCGCCCAAACGGGTGGTGACCAATTTGACACCAAGGCTACCATCTGCCAGCTGCACCACACCGACTGGCTGGCGATTCCATAGGAATTGGACGCCCTCCTCCTTGGCATTATCCACCTCCCGCTTCGAGCCAGGCATATTGGCCTCGTCACGGCGATAGGCGCAGATTACGCTCTTGGCCCCCTGGCGAACTGAGGTCCGGTTACAGTCCATGGCTGTGTCACCACCACCCAGCACCACCACGCGCTTACCAGACATGGATTGATAGGCCTCGCCAACCGGCAAGGTGCCTAGTGTATGGCGCACGTTGTTGATCAGGAACGGCAGCGCTTCCAATACGCCGGGCAGGTTCTCGCCCTCAAAGCCACCTTTCATGTACTGGTAGGCGCCCATGCCCATGAAGACCGCATCGTATTCGTTCAGCAGGGTATCGAGCGTGATGTCCGTCCCCACCTCGGTGTTGAGGCGGAATTCAACGCCCATTTCTTCCATCATGGTACGACGACGTTTGATGACTTCTTTTTCCAGCTTGAATTCAGGAATGCCAAAGGTCAGCAAGCCGCCGATCTCTTCATAGCGGTCGAACACCACGGGCCTGACACCATTACGCACCAGGATGTCCGCACAGGCCAGACCAGCTGGGCCGGCCCCGATCACCGCTACCCGTTTGTCTGTCCACACGACATTAGACATATCAGGCCGCCAGCCAGCCTTGTATGCTTCGTCCGTGATGTACTTTTCAACCGAGCCGATGGTCACTGCGCCAAAACCGCCTTGGTTCAGGGTACAAGCCCCTTCGCACAGGCGATCCTGCGGGCACACCCGGCCACAGATCTCTGGCAGTGAATTGGTCTTGTGGCTGAGTTCCGCCGCCTCGAACAGCTTACCTTCCTGCACTAGCTTCAGCCAGTTCGGAATGTAGTTGTGCACCGGGCACTCCCACTCGCAATACGGGTTGCCACAGGACAAGCAGCGCCCTGCCTGCTCTTGCGCATCGATCTTGGCAAGCGGGTGATAGATTTCGCGAAACTCGATTTTGCGCGCCTCCGCAGGCTTTTTATCGCCGGGGTTGCGCTGAACGGTCATGAATTGAAATACGTCAGACATGGCAAAGGTTCCGTTTAATCTTTCAACAGGCTATCGAGCTTCGCGGCCTTCGGCTTCACCAGCCAGAAGTACGGAGTCTGTTCTTCAAAGTGCTCCAGCAGCCACTGACCACGTTCCGAGCCGGTCAGCTTCACATGGGCCTCGATCTTGTCACGCAGATAGGCGCGATACTGACCGGTCGCTTCGTTGTTGATCAGGTGGATATCGATCAACTCATTGTTATAACGGTATGCAAAGCGTTCGTTTGGATCATAGACAAAGGCGAAGCCACCGGTCATGCCCGCGCCGAAGTTGACACCTGTCTCACCCAGCACGATCACGCATCCACCGGTCATGTATTCGCATCCGTGGTCGCCAACGCCCTCCACCACCGCCAACGCACCCGAGTTACGCACAGCAAAGCGCTCGCCCGCTGTCCCCGCTGCAAACAGCTTGCCGCCGGTTGCGCCATACAGGCAGGTATTGCCGATGATGGCTGCCTCGTGCGCCTTGAAACCGGATCCCTTGGGTGGACGCAGTGCCAGCTGGCCACCCGCCATGCCTTTACCGACATAGTCGTTGGCGTCGCCTTCCAGGTTGATGTTCAGCCCCTTGGCGTTCCACACCCCCAGCGACTGCCCGGCGCTTCCCTTCAGATCCAGCGTCAGTGTGCCTTCAGGCAAGCCCTCCGCACCATGCAGCTTGGCAATCACGCCAGACAACCGGGCGCCGATCGAGCGATTGACGTTGCGCACTTCGTAAGCCAGGGAGATCGGCATCTTGTTTTCGATGGCATCCAATGCATCCTGCACCATCTGTTCCGCGAGTTCACCCTTGTCAAAAGACGGGTTGCGCTCCTGCACGCAGAACCGTGGCTCGCTGTCTGGAATACTGCCTTCAGAGATCAGCGGTGCCAGCTTCAAACGCTTCTGACGATCTGACTCACCCTCCAGTAGCTCCAGCAGATCAAAGCGACCGATCAGCTCTTCCATCTTCGACACACCGAGCGCAGCCATCCACTCGCGGGTTTCCTGCGCGATGAAGGTGAAATAGTTCATCACCATCTCGGGCAGGCCGAGGAAGTATTTGGTGCGCAGTTTGACCTCTTGCGTGGCCACGCCGGTAGCGCAGTTGTTCAGGTGACAGATCCGCAGGTATTTGCAACCCAGCGCCACCATCGGGCCTGTACCGAAGCCAAAGCTCTCCGCCCCCAGAATGGCAGCCTTGATCACATCCAGGCCGGTCTTCAAGCCACCGTCGGTCTGTACACGCACCCGGCCACGCAGACCATTGGCGCGCAGCACCTGTTGGGCTTCAGTCAGCCCCAGTTCCCACGGGGTGCCGGCGTATTTCACGCTGGTCAGGGGTGATGCGCCCGTGCCGCCGTCGTAACCGGAAATGGTGATCAGGTCGGCATAAGCCTTGGCCACCCCTGCAGCAATGGTGCCTACACCGGGCTCCGCCACCAGTTTCACCGAAACCAGCGCCTGCGGATTGACCTGCTTCAGATCGAAAATCAGCTGTGCCAAGTCTTCGATTGAGTAGATGTCATGATGTGGTGGCGGCGAGATCAGCGAAATCCCTGGCTTGGAATGCCGCAGCTTGGCGATCAGCGGGCTGACCTTGTCACCCGGCAGCTGCCCGCCCTCACCCGGCTTGGCGCCTTGCGCAACCTTGATCTGCAATACCTCGGCATTCACCAGATAATGAGGCGTGACACCAAACCGGCCTGATGCCACCTGCTTGATCTTGGACATCTTGATGGTGCCATAACGGGATGGGTCTTCGCCGCCCTCTCCCGAATTCGACCGCGCACCCAGGCGGTTCATCGCCTCGGCCAACGCCTCATGGGCCTCTGGTGACAACGCCCCGAGCGACATGCCCGCCGAGTCGAAACGTTTCACGATTTCATTGACGGGTTCGACATCTTCCAGCGCAATCCGGTTGTCCGGGTTGATCTTGACCTGGAACAAGTCGCGGAACATGGCCACAGGCCGTTTGTTCACGATATCGGCGTACTTTCTGTACTCGTCATAATCGCCGTTCTGCACTGCTTTCTGCAGCTGCATCACCACATCCGGGTTATAGGCGTGGTATTCCTCCCCGAACACATACTTGAGCAAGCCGCCCTGGGCGATGTGGCGCATCGGGTTGAAGGCTGACCGCGCCAGCTGCTGCTGGTCAGTTTCGAAATCAGCAAAGCTTGCGCCAGATACACGGGAAACCGTACCAGGGAAACATAGCGCCATGACCTCTTCATGCACACCCACCGCTTCGAACAGCTCGGCCCCACGGTAGCTGGCGATGGTGGAGATCCCCATCTTCGACAGCACCTTCAACAAGCCTTTGTTGATCCCTTTACGATAATTGCTCATGGCGGTGGCGGGGCTACCCTCCACATCGCCTGCGGCAATCAATTCGTAAATGGTCTGATAGGCCAGATAGGGGTAGACCGCTGTTGCGCCATAGCCGATCAGGCAGGCAAAGTGGTGCGGGTCGCGTGCCACACCGGTCTCCACTACGATATTGCACGTGCAGCGCAAACCAGATGCAATCAGTGCCTGATGTACCGCGCCGGTCGCAAACAAGGCATGGATCGGTAATTTGCCCTTGCCGATCTTTTTATCCGACAACACCAGAATCACCGCACCACCGTGCACCGCCTCGGTCACCTGTTGAGTCAGCAGCTCGATGGCGCCTTTCAGGTCATATTCTTTCGGGTCATAGCACAAATCGAAAAAGGCTGCGCGATAGTGCAGGTCACCAATCGACGTAATGCGCACGAATTTTTCGAATGACAGAATCGGTGAACGGACTTCCAGTCGC
This window harbors:
- a CDS encoding ExbD/TolR family protein → MNFRKGRIQEEPEINFIPLIDVLLVILIFLMVTTTYSRYAELQINLPQAEAEKPVDKPLELSIGVDANGRYVINDKQVAFSSPESFSVEMKKAAGNQKDPVVIINADAKATHQSVVNIMEAARFAGFGRITFATQSTGQ
- the gltB gene encoding glutamate synthase large subunit, with translation MDRQRWLDGTLYRPHFEQDSCGFGLIANMDDKPSHWLVQTAINSLACLTHRGAVAADGLSGDGCGLLFRKPDGFLRAVAQEVGVHLAKEYAAGLVFHSIDPQIGAASRSRLRQALEQQGLAVAGFRKVPIDASTCGEYALKTLPEIQQVFVNCPTGMDVATFQRKLYIGRRLAEKASKGTDPAFYVPTLSPYTISYKGLVTPANLPAFFPDLKDPRFESSLAVYHQRFSTNTWPQWKLAQPFRFLAHNGEINTVQGNRNWARAREKIMSSPLIPNMDDVRPIVQTDGSDSMSLDNMLEGLLMGGISLFRALRLLVPPAWQNVDTTDHDLKAFYEYNSMHMEPWDGPAGIVLTDGRYAACMLDRNGLRPARYIITKDRHLTIASEVGVWPYKPEDVVRKGRVKPGQIVAADLSTGKLLLPDDVDTILKTEHPYRDWVKQHARYLELGLDEDSALPEMDRASLLQYQKMFNVSFEERDQVIRVLAADGQEAVGSMGDDTPMAVLSQRVRSPFDYLRQQFAQVTNPPIDPIREAIVMSLNSVFGAEKNVFEETADHAKRLEVRSPILSFEKFVRITSIGDLHYRAAFFDLCYDPKEYDLKGAIELLTQQVTEAVHGGAVILVLSDKKIGKGKLPIHALFATGAVHQALIASGLRCTCNIVVETGVARDPHHFACLIGYGATAVYPYLAYQTIYELIAAGDVEGSPATAMSNYRKGINKGLLKVLSKMGISTIASYRGAELFEAVGVHEEVMALCFPGTVSRVSGASFADFETDQQQLARSAFNPMRHIAQGGLLKYVFGEEYHAYNPDVVMQLQKAVQNGDYDEYRKYADIVNKRPVAMFRDLFQVKINPDNRIALEDVEPVNEIVKRFDSAGMSLGALSPEAHEALAEAMNRLGARSNSGEGGEDPSRYGTIKMSKIKQVASGRFGVTPHYLVNAEVLQIKVAQGAKPGEGGQLPGDKVSPLIAKLRHSKPGISLISPPPHHDIYSIEDLAQLIFDLKQVNPQALVSVKLVAEPGVGTIAAGVAKAYADLITISGYDGGTGASPLTSVKYAGTPWELGLTEAQQVLRANGLRGRVRVQTDGGLKTGLDVIKAAILGAESFGFGTGPMVALGCKYLRICHLNNCATGVATQEVKLRTKYFLGLPEMVMNYFTFIAQETREWMAALGVSKMEELIGRFDLLELLEGESDRQKRLKLAPLISEGSIPDSEPRFCVQERNPSFDKGELAEQMVQDALDAIENKMPISLAYEVRNVNRSIGARLSGVIAKLHGAEGLPEGTLTLDLKGSAGQSLGVWNAKGLNINLEGDANDYVGKGMAGGQLALRPPKGSGFKAHEAAIIGNTCLYGATGGKLFAAGTAGERFAVRNSGALAVVEGVGDHGCEYMTGGCVIVLGETGVNFGAGMTGGFAFVYDPNERFAYRYNNELIDIHLINNEATGQYRAYLRDKIEAHVKLTGSERGQWLLEHFEEQTPYFWLVKPKAAKLDSLLKD
- a CDS encoding FAD-dependent oxidoreductase; amino-acid sequence: MSDVFQFMTVQRNPGDKKPAEARKIEFREIYHPLAKIDAQEQAGRCLSCGNPYCEWECPVHNYIPNWLKLVQEGKLFEAAELSHKTNSLPEICGRVCPQDRLCEGACTLNQGGFGAVTIGSVEKYITDEAYKAGWRPDMSNVVWTDKRVAVIGAGPAGLACADILVRNGVRPVVFDRYEEIGGLLTFGIPEFKLEKEVIKRRRTMMEEMGVEFRLNTEVGTDITLDTLLNEYDAVFMGMGAYQYMKGGFEGENLPGVLEALPFLINNVRHTLGTLPVGEAYQSMSGKRVVVLGGGDTAMDCNRTSVRQGAKSVICAYRRDEANMPGSKREVDNAKEEGVQFLWNRQPVGVVQLADGSLGVKLVTTRLGAPDAKGRRSPELVEGSEEIVECDHVVIAFGFQVAPEAWFEPHAIRTDERGRTIAAARQVYKFQTSNPKVFAGGDQVRGADLVVRAVYEGRQAAEGILAYLGLW